Proteins encoded within one genomic window of Arachis ipaensis cultivar K30076 chromosome B08, Araip1.1, whole genome shotgun sequence:
- the LOC107612316 gene encoding glutathione S-transferase U25-like, whose translation MADEVVLLDRWPSPYCMRVRIALALKGVICEIKDEDLSNKSTLLLQMNPVHKKVPVLIHNGKPICESLIIVEYIDQVWNEKPPLLPSDPYQRAHAKFWADFSDKMVCLYSMSLLTSKREELEVATKEFKENLKLLEEQLGDKHYFGGEELGFLDVALLPIITGFKTREIYGKFKIEDEFSKLFAWANRCLQKESVSKSIPDQEKMYGLIVEMRKKFGVE comes from the exons ATGGCAGATGAGGTGGTTCTACTAGATCGCTGGCCTAGCCCTTATTGCATGAGGGTGAGAATTGCATTGGCGTTGAAAGGTGTGATATGTGAGATCAAAGATGAAGATTTGAGTAATAAGAGCACTCTATTGCTACAAATGAACCCAGTTCATAAGAAGGTTCCGGTTCTCATCCACAATGGAAAACCTATTTgcgagtctcttattattgttgaGTATATTGATCAAGTTTGGAATGAAAAACCTCCCTTGCTTCCTTCTGACCCTTATCAAAGGGCTCATGCTAAGTTTTGGGCTGATTTTTCTGACAAAATGGTATGCCTTTAT TCAATGAGCCTATTGACCTCAAAAAGAGAAGAGCTGGAGGTTGCCACAAAGGAATTCAAAGAAAACCTAAAATTGTTGGAAGAACAACTAGGAGACAAGCATTATTTTGGAGGTGAAGAACTTGGTTTTTTGGATGTAGCACTTCTTCCAATCATAACTGGATTTAAAACTAGGGAGATTTATGGCAAATTCAAGATTGAAGATGAGTTCTCAAAGCTTTTTGCTTGGGCCAATAGGTGCCTTCAAAAAGAGAGTGTTTCCAAGTCAATTCCTGATCAAGAGAAGATGTATGGTTTAATTGTGGAGATGAGAAAGAAGTTTGGAGTTGAGTAG